A stretch of DNA from Micromonospora sp. NBC_01813:
GGCGCTGGCGCTGCTGATCGCCGGCGCCCTGGTCACCTGGTGGGCCCCGGCAGCCTTACCTGCGTCACCTGCGGCCGACACGCCAGCGAGCCACCGGGCACCGCCACCGCCCGAGTAGTCGTCAGCACCCGTTGTCTCACGAGAGTTGTTGATTCCGCGTAGCGGGGCAACTCACGCGGCTGCTCCCCTGGGCGTGCCGTACGGTCCGCCAACTTCAGTGAGGATGCGTTCGGCCAACGCCGCGAAATCGGTACCTGCGGCTCGGACGGCCGCTTGATGCCCACCGAACGCGCCATCGGCGGGTTTAAGCGCGAAGACCGGTTTGTGAGCCTCGTACGACAACGGCATAAGACTGCGATAGTGCTTGAGCTGGGCAAGACAGTACGGATCCTCGTCCACCGAAGGTGCCGGTTCGCTTATGTTGAGAACGGATGTCCGGTACACCTCCGGAATCCGGTCCATCCACCGCTGATAGGCCTGAACCGGCTGACCGATCCGTACGCCGTGGCCCAGCACGACGTAGCCGGCCGGGGCCATCTGACCGGCGGGCAACTTCAGTTCGGCATCCGGGTTACGCGGGAGACGTGCCCGCCATTCGGTCCGCCAGTTCCGCAGCGCCGGACCGAGGTTCTGCAGGCCCTGCACACTGAATAGGTCGGGCGCCAACGGGATCACGACATGATCGGCCGAAATCAACGCAGCCCGGTTGATCGCACCGAGGTTAGGGCCGACGTCGACGAGCACCACATCAGCTTCGGTCCGTCGACTGGCCCGATCAAGCAACCGCCAGAAGGCGGAGATGACCCGAAAGGCCCGTTCCTTGCCGTCCAGACAGTCCGGCCACTGGTTGGACAGCTCGTCCTCGAACTTGGACAAGGTCAGATCGCCGGGGAGCAGGTGCAGCCGGTCATCGACGGCGACCAGGGACGGATCAGCGATGTCGCCCAGGCCACGAATCAGCGGAGACAGGCTGCCGTACACGGTGCGGCCGCGTTCGGTGAGTGCCTTGCCGGCGGGCCACAGCTGGACCAACTGTTCCTCGTCCAGGAAGTTGGCCGTCAGGTTCGCCTGCGGGTCCAGGTCGGCGGCGACCACCCGCAAGCCCTTACCCGCCATCATCCACGCCAGGTGGTAGACCAGCGACGTCTTACCGACGCCGCCCTTGTTGTTGAAGAAGGCAATCACCGGTGCGGTCATCGCGCCTCCCTGATGATGACGCCGACGTACGAGGGGTCCGGGGTGAACTCCGGCGGCGGGTTCCCATTGTCTGCCAGGGTACGCCGGGCGATCTCCAGGCCTGCTCCGAACTTCTGTACGTATCCGAGGCCCGCCGCCGCTTCGGCGAGAATCGGATTACGGTAGTCGGTGACGCCCGGCCGGCCGAAGTTCTCCACGGTGACAGCGCCATAGGGGCCGCCCGGCGAGTAGACCTCGACCCGGTCGTCGTACCAGGTGATCCGCACCGGCGAATTGGTGCCCTCGTAGTTGCGGTGCAGCACCGCGTTGCGGGTGAGCTGCTGCAACGCCGCCAAGGGGTAGTCCGCCCGGCGGGCATCGCGCAGGGTCTCGCCGATCTGCACAGATGTGTGGATGTTCAACTTGATCAGCTCGTCGAGTTCGCGCAGCAGGTCCGGCAGTGCGCCGCTGAGTCGGCGTTCGCTGCTGATCGGAGCGCTCAGGTCACCGCCCTGCACCCGAAGGAACTGTATATACGCCCCTGGTAACAGGCGGATCGGCTCCACACCAAGGATCAGCAGACCGGCATTGGTTGGCACGCCCTCTACAGTCGCCAGCCGCAGCGACGCCAGCCGCTGCTCGATGGTTCGGCCGTTGGCCGCAAGCACGTCCTGCGGCAGGACGCTGGGCAGGTATTCGCGCTCGAACAGCGTCAGATCAAGATCATCCAGGGCGGCACCGACTGCGGGGCGGCTGTCGAATGGCAGGTCGGCAGCGCGCTTACGCTCGGCAAGCCGGCGTTCCTCGTCCGCGGTGGCGATCGCCCGACGCGGTCCCACCCTGATCCACACCTGGCCGTTGAACCGCACGGGTGGGCTGGGGCTAGGTTCCACCTCGACTACGGCCACCGCCTGACCGTCGACCTCCAGCCTCCGCACGCTCATGATCGGCGGTGGCAGGATTCGGCCCTGGCCCCGCAGGTCAGCGAGCTCCTGCAGCAGCCGGTCGGTGACGCTTAACCCGGCGGGCCGGCCGGCATCGGTCGCGCCGATGAAAAGCACACCGGAACCACGGTGGTCGGGCAGATCGTTCGCGAACGCGCAGATGGCCTGGCAGGCCCGGTCCTTGGTGTCGGCCGTCCTCAGCGACTCCTTGCGCTCGACTTGGTCGCTCTCCAGATCGGCGAGCAGCCGCAAAAGTTCGTCCGTGCTTCGCGCCATGTCCGTGAGCCTGCCTTACCTAGCGGCCCGGCTGCCACGCCGGACGGATTGCGGGTGGGCTGGCCCCGAAGGCCACACGTCAGACCTCCCCGCTCGGTTGCAGTGCTTCATCTTGCCAAACGTCGTCCCAGGTAGTGGTAACGACTCAGCCGGCGATGACGACAGGGCATGCCTCCACGGGTCTACCTGCTGACGCAGGTGCGGGTGCGGTCGGCCGCGCGTGCCGGCCTGCTTTCTACCGGACGTCGGTCGCCACGCAAGCCGATCTGGTGTGCGAAGCTAGCTCCGTGCGCACGGAGCTCGACGTCACGCTGAGCGGCTCTAACGGGGGCATGGACGCTCGGCAAGCTCTGGTACGTCTGGAGGAGGTCCTCGACCTGCTCGCCGACCTGGAAGACGCGGACCGGCGGCGGCCCGTGGGGCAACGCCGGGTGCCGAGAAGCACCTGGACCTTTGCCCGGCTGGGGCTGGGAAGCGTACGAGCAGCGCTGGCTCCCCTGGAACCGGGACCGGGCGCTACCTACGACGAGCTGGACGCGCTAAACGTTCGCGCTGTCGATGGCTTCGAGCAGGTCGAAGGTGCAGAGCTACTGCCCGATGGTTGGGGTGTCAACGCGGCGCGTACCGCGCGCCGGCTTGCCGGCCGCCTTGGGGCGACGCCCGACACTGGGATGAGGCTATCTCTCATCGTCGACGGCCAAGTCAGCAAGACAGTTGCCGTGACCAGGCGCGCCTCGGTCAACCTCGACCGGGCGCTGAAAGTACGCCGAGAGTCGATCGGCTCGGTGTCTGGCTCGATCGACTCGATGAGCGTGCGCACAAAGCCTTCCTTGGTCTCTGGTCGCCCCGTAGAGAAGGCCGGATCAGAGTTGATCTGCCGCCGCAGCTCGTCGAAGCCGCGAAGCAGGTACTCGGGCACAACGCTGCGGTCCGTGGTCGGATCAAGCGCAACGCGGCTGGCCAGATCCTGGGGATGAGGGCCACCAGCATCGAAATCCTGCCGGCGGTAGCGGAGGCTCCTCCCCTACTGGGACTAGTCGGCGCAGACCCAGACCTGACCGGTGGGCTCAGTCCTCTCGCCTACCTGGAAGAAGAAGTGCTCTCGCGATGACCTACCGGCTGACGCGGGTGCGGTCGGCCGCGTACAGGTCGGTTGAGCCGTCGGCGCGGCTGATCACAAGGATGGGCACGCCTTCCGCGAGGTCCAGGTCACGACGCTCGGTCGGGCTCGGCATGCGGGCCGAGGCAGTGTCGCCCTTGCGCAGGGTCACGGTGTCGGTGAACTCTGCCTCCCGAACGAAGGTGCCGCGCGGTCGCTGCACGCTGACCAGCCCTTCAGACCGCAGGATCGAAACAGCCTGCCGGACACTAGTGCGGCTCAACCCGTACTCCTGAGCCATCCGCAGCTCGCTGGGCAACGACGCGCCGGGCTGCAGCTCGCCGGACAGTATCCGGTTCCGCAGCAGGTCCGCGAGCTGGCGAAACACCGCCCGGTCGGCGTTGGGGTCGATCACAATGCCACGCTACGTAGCAGATGACCCTACATCTTATTGTATCTACGTACCTACATTGGTACCTTGACTGCCTCGGGCGAGCTTCAGCTCGGCGCAGGGCACATGACGGTCAACCCACAAGGAGAAGTCATGGATCAGCGGAGAAGACGACAGCGGGTGGTGCCTCGACAGGGCGCACTCGTCGAACCATGGCAGGTCAGGGCGGTGCAGTTCGAGACCCGTTGGCGTGGGCTGGACCCGGCGGCGGTTTACGCGTACCTGCGCGACGTCGCCGACGAGCTGGACCGGCTGACCCGGCAGGCCGGCGTCGACCGGGCTGAGGCCGACCGGCTTCGCGAAGGGCTACGGCAGTGGCGGCAACGGCACGTCGGCTGCCGGTTCAACGACCCGCCCACCGGCGTCTACCAGTCGGAGCACCAGCGGCAGACCGGCAACGGAGGCCGCTGGTGAGCGACGAGCCGCGCTGGACCATCCACCTGCCGACCCGGCTCACCAACATCGAGGCCGCCGCCCGGTTCGCCGCCGCGCTGCGGGACTCACTCGGCCATCTGGCCGTCGTCGACTTCGCCGAGACCACGCTGTCCGCCACCGACCAACCGTTGCTGCGTACCCGGGTATGGGGTGACAACGACCCCGACCCGGCCGGCGGCGATCCGGTCAGCGACCGCACCGCGCAGGCCGATGGTTGACCCCATCCCCCGCCACGTCGAGATCGACCATCTGACGGAGCTGGTCGACCGGCACGCACCGCGCGCCGACGGCTGCGCCTGCGGCGACCCGCTCACCGCCGCCGGGCGGTGCTGGCGGGCCGACGTCGCACTCACCCGGCTGCATGACCTCGGCGTGTACGTCGCCGCCGTCGACCACCCGGAGGACACCGGATGAGCATGCACGTCCCCACCCGCCCCAGCTGGGCCTGCGCCGCCTGCGGCCTCGCCTGGCCGTGCCTCGACGGCCGGCAACAACTCAAGATCGAGTACGCCGACGCCCGCGTCTCCCTGTCGGTCTACCTCGCCACCAACATGGTCGAAGCGATGACCGACCTGCCGCGCGGGCACGACGACAACCTCTACTGGCGGTTCCTCGGCTGGCTGTGATGTCGATTCTGCTTCCCGGCGACGAGCCGATGCACTACGAGGACGGCTCGCACCGCTGGATCCCGCCCGATCCGGATGATGACCAGGCGACCTGGGAGAACCAGGTACGCGAACACCAACGCGAGCATCGCGGGCGCCCCGATCCGCCCCCGGCCCGCTACCGTCTCATTCGGAGAGCCGCCGCCGGGTGAGCCGGCCCGGCCGCACACCAGCAGGAAGAAAGAAGGTGGTCGACGGTGGCCCAGGCTGCGATCGTGCGGCGGATGGCCGCCGCTCGCACCACGACCGACGCGGGTGCCTGGGGCCTGGCGATGGCGGCGGTCGGCACCCTGGCGGCGGTGCTGGTGCTGGCCCGCCAGGCCCGCCCCGTCGTCGAGGCCGCCGCCTGGTCGTGGCGCTTCGCCGAGCAGACCCCGACCCCCATCATCGGCCCGATCGGCACCGCCCGGCTGGCCGGCTGGGTGCTGCTGGTCGCCGCGCTCGTCGCCGGCTGGCGGTTGGCGGCCGCGCTCGGTGCGGGCGCCGCCGCGCTGGCCGAACTGGCGGTGCTGATGACCGGCGTACGCGATCACGCCGGGCCCGGTTGGCACCTGCTGCTCGCCGTGGTCGTCGCCGTACCGCTGTGCGGGTCGCTGCTGCTTGCCGCCAATGGTGGCCGCGAGCAACGACCGCTTCCGGGCCGGTTCTGGGCCGCAGCGGCCGCAGTGGGGCTGTGTGCGGCGCTCAGCGCCGCCGGCACGCCACTGGTTGCCGAACGGTTCGGCGACAGCATCTTCATCAGCAACATTCCGGTAGCCCGCATCGGGTTCGGCGCTCTGGCGTTCATCGCGCTGTTCAGCCTCGTCGCGGTGTCGCGGCTGCCGGCAGCCGTACGCCGCCGAGCGGTGGTGCTGCTGGCGACGCTCGCTGTCGTGCTGGCGACGACGCAGCTCGGCTACGACAGATCGTTCATGTCCGTGGTCGACTACCCGGTCCTGCGCAATCAGCCGGTCATGGCGCTGGTGCTGCCTGCCGTGGCAGCGACCGTGGTGTTGGCACTCGGCGCGCTCGCGGTGCGCCTACGCGAGGGGCCAGCGGTCATGGACTGCAGCCCGGGAGATCACCTCAGATCATCTTGACCTTGTCGAGGAAGACCTGCCAACTCGCGCTACGAGCGGCCGGTGGCTGGGACAACAGCCGTTGGGCAACGATCTCCTCCGCGACCCGTGGGCTGTCGGAGACCTCGTACGACCGGAAGTTCGCCCTGACTCCCGCAGGTCGGACCGCTTTACTCAGTTGTTCCTTCGCGTTCCGGATCTTGCCGACGTCCTTGCCCGTGTACTGGTCGGGCAGCCGCCACGACCGATGAACCGCCCGCACCGCTTCGGGGAAGAGAAACCACCACGCCTCGGTCTCCCAGGCCGGTACCACAGCAAGGACCGGCCAGGGCAACGGGCGGAACGCGTCCTCGACCTTCTTGATCAAAGCCTGGTGTGCCGGTTCCACATCATCGGCGTCCTCGTGCATCAGCACCGCACGGATCGGGAACCGGACGGCCTGCGCCCGCAGGACTGCGCTGACGCGGCTCGTCTGGCTCGGGATCCGGTCCGGCGGCACCTTGCGCACCAACGCCATCGGC
This window harbors:
- a CDS encoding DivIVA domain-containing protein; this encodes MDQRRRRQRVVPRQGALVEPWQVRAVQFETRWRGLDPAAVYAYLRDVADELDRLTRQAGVDRAEADRLREGLRQWRQRHVGCRFNDPPTGVYQSEHQRQTGNGGRW
- a CDS encoding ParA family protein — its product is MTAPVIAFFNNKGGVGKTSLVYHLAWMMAGKGLRVVAADLDPQANLTANFLDEEQLVQLWPAGKALTERGRTVYGSLSPLIRGLGDIADPSLVAVDDRLHLLPGDLTLSKFEDELSNQWPDCLDGKERAFRVISAFWRLLDRASRRTEADVVLVDVGPNLGAINRAALISADHVVIPLAPDLFSVQGLQNLGPALRNWRTEWRARLPRNPDAELKLPAGQMAPAGYVVLGHGVRIGQPVQAYQRWMDRIPEVYRTSVLNISEPAPSVDEDPYCLAQLKHYRSLMPLSYEAHKPVFALKPADGAFGGHQAAVRAAGTDFAALAERILTEVGGPYGTPRGAAA
- a CDS encoding flavin reductase — translated: MSMHVPTRPSWACAACGLAWPCLDGRQQLKIEYADARVSLSVYLATNMVEAMTDLPRGHDDNLYWRFLGWL
- a CDS encoding RNA-binding domain-containing protein, translating into MARSTDELLRLLADLESDQVERKESLRTADTKDRACQAICAFANDLPDHRGSGVLFIGATDAGRPAGLSVTDRLLQELADLRGQGRILPPPIMSVRRLEVDGQAVAVVEVEPSPSPPVRFNGQVWIRVGPRRAIATADEERRLAERKRAADLPFDSRPAVGAALDDLDLTLFEREYLPSVLPQDVLAANGRTIEQRLASLRLATVEGVPTNAGLLILGVEPIRLLPGAYIQFLRVQGGDLSAPISSERRLSGALPDLLRELDELIKLNIHTSVQIGETLRDARRADYPLAALQQLTRNAVLHRNYEGTNSPVRITWYDDRVEVYSPGGPYGAVTVENFGRPGVTDYRNPILAEAAAGLGYVQKFGAGLEIARRTLADNGNPPPEFTPDPSYVGVIIREAR
- a CDS encoding GntR family transcriptional regulator, producing MIDPNADRAVFRQLADLLRNRILSGELQPGASLPSELRMAQEYGLSRTSVRQAVSILRSEGLVSVQRPRGTFVREAEFTDTVTLRKGDTASARMPSPTERRDLDLAEGVPILVISRADGSTDLYAADRTRVSR